A genomic region of Balaenoptera acutorostrata chromosome 4, mBalAcu1.1, whole genome shotgun sequence contains the following coding sequences:
- the NCBP2AS2 gene encoding protein NCBP2AS2, with amino-acid sequence MVLRRLLAALLHSPQLVERLSESRPIRRAAQLTAFALLQAQLHGQDAARRLRALAAGAAGSLGRRGARFRDTFIQELRRSLRERPRPPPGSQKGPGANP; translated from the coding sequence ATGGTTCTACGACGGCTGCTGGCCGCCCTGTTGCACAGCCCGCAGCTGGTGGAGCGTCTCTCTGAGTCGCGGCCCATCCGGCGTGCGGCGCAGCTCACCGCCTTTGCACTGCTGCAGGCCCAGCTACACGGGCAGGACGCGGCCCGGCGCCTGCGAGCCCTCGCGGCAGGGGCCGCGGGCTCTCTGGGCCGCCGCGGTGCCCGCTTCAGAGACACCTTCATTCAGGAGCTACGCCGCAGCCTCCGGGAACGCCCGCGGCCACCACCAGGTAGCCAGAAGGGCCCGGGAGCAAACCCCTAA
- the NCBP2 gene encoding nuclear cap-binding protein subunit 2, with protein MSGGLLKALRSDSYVELSQYRDQHFRGDNEEQEKLLKKSCTLYVGNLSFYTTEEQIYELFSKSGDIKKIIMGLDKMKKTACGFCFVEYYSRADAENAMRYINGTRLDDRIIRTDWDAGFKEGRQYGRGRSGGQVRDEYRQDYDAGRGGYGKLAQNQ; from the exons ATGTCGGGTGGCCTCCTGAAGGCGCTGCGCAGCGACTCCTACGTCGAGCTGAGCCAGTACCGGGACCAGCACTTCCGG GGTGACAATGAAGAACAGGAAAAATTACTGAAGAAAAGCTGTACATTGTATGTTGGAAATCTTTCCTTTTATACAACTGAAGAACAAATCTATGAACTCTTCAGCAAAAGTGGTGACATAAAGAAAATCATCATGGGCCtggataaaatgaagaaaacagcatGTGGGTTCTGCTTTGTGGA atACTATTCAAGAGCGGATGCAGAAAATGCCATGCGGTACATAAACGGAACTCGTCTGGATGACCGGATCATTCGCACAGACTGGGACGCAGGCTTTAAGGAGGGCAGGCAGTATGGCCGTGGGCGTTCTGGGGGCCAG GTACGAGATGAGTATCGTCAGGACTACGATGCTGGGAGAGGAGGTTATGGAAAACTGGCCCAAAACCAGTGA
- the PIGZ gene encoding GPI mannosyltransferase 4 produces the protein MAARVLWGSLGLLRLVWCLLPQTGYVHPDEFFQSPEVMAEDVLGIKAARPWEFHPSSPCRTVVFPLLTSGSAFWLLRLWEEWGPWPGPVSGYALLVGPRLLLTSLSFALDLAVYHVAPRWGAERWNALVLLSGSYVTLVFYTRTFSNAIEGLLFVWLLVLVSPRVTGSCTPKKPAPGPLWHGWLLGGVMAAGFFNRPTFLAFALVPLFLWGTYGATNPSLKSLTKEALVLLPGATLTAVGFVAVDSCYFSSPSRPSTLVLTPANFLYYNLDPVNLARHGTHMRLTHLAVNGFLLFGVLHAHALQAAWQQLRACLQAFIQMGFPRALAARSLQSSPRSHLLLLYFMPLALLSVFSHQEARFLIPLLVPLVLLCSLQTQLAPRKGTLVLCNALGALFFGCLHQGGLVPGLGHLERVVRAPALPRVPTHYTLLFTHTYMPPRHLLHLPGLGSPVEVVDMGGAEDQLLCQALSNLTRQPACHVAGGPWLCRLFVVTPGTTRSAMKKCSFPLKNETLIFPHLTLEDPPALSSLLSGAWRYHLSLHILELGEKPDNMTEKPLPKTQP, from the exons ATGGCAGCCAGGGTGCTGTGGGGCAGCCTCGGCCTGCTCCGCCTGGTGTGGTGTCTCCTTCCGCAGACAGGCTACGTGCACCCAGATGAGTTCTTCCAGTCTCCTGAGGTCATGGCAG aGGACGTCCTGGGCATAAAGGCCGCGCGGCCCTGGGAGTTTCACCCCAGCAGCCCTTGCCGTACAGTGGTCTTCCCACTGCTGACCTCTGGCTCTGCCTTCTGGCTGCTCAGGCTCTGGGAAGAGTGGGGGCCGTGGCCCGGCCCGGTGAGTGGCTATGCGCTGCTGGTCGGGCCCCGCCTCCTCCTCACTTCCCTCTCCTTTGCCCTGGACTTGGCCGTGTACCACGTAGCCCCACGCTGGGGGGCGGAGCGCTGGAATGCCCTGGTCCTGCTGTCTGGCTCCTACGTCACATTGGTCTTCTACACAAGGACCTTCTCCAATGCCATTGAGGGGCTGCTCTTTGTGTGGCTGTTGGTACTGGTGTCCCCCCGTGTGACTGGGAGCTGCACGCCCAAGAAGCCTGCCCCAGGCCCGCTGTGGCACGGCTGGCTTCTCGGGGGTGTCATGGCTGCTGGCTTCTTCAACCGGCCCACCTTTCTGGCCTTTGCTCTGGTCCCCCTCTTCCTCTGGGGCACTTACGGAGCCACAAACCCCAGCCTCAAGTCGCTGACCAAGGAAGCCCTGGTGCTGCTCCCGGGGGCGACCCTCACAGCAGTGGGGTTTGTGGCTGTGGACAGCTGCTACTTCTCCAGTCCATCTAGACCCAGTACCCTTGTCCTTACACCTGCCAACTTCTTGTACTACAACCTGGATCCCGTAAACCTGGCGAGGCACGGCACACACATGCGGCTCACTCACCTGGCAGTCAATGGCTTCCTGCTCTTTGGGGTGCTGCATGCCCACGCCCTGCAGGCTGCGTGGCAACAGCTGCGAGCCTGCCTCCAGGCCTTCATACAGATGGGCTTCCCAAGGGCACTGGCTGCCCGGAGCCTGCAGTCCAGCCCCAGGTCTCACCTCCTGCTCCTCTACTTCATGCCCCTGGCCCTGCTGTCTGTCTTTAGCCACCAGGAGGCTCGGTTCCTAATCCCCCTCCTGGTCCCCCTCGTCCTGCTTTGTAGTCTACAGACCCAACTGGCACCCCGCAAGGGCACCCTGGTCCTTTGCAACGCCCTGGGTGCCCTCTTCTTCGGCTGCCTGCACCAGGGAGGCCTGGTGCCTGGCCTGGGGCACTTGGAGCGGGTGGTTCGCGCTCCTGCGCTCCCGCGTGTACCCACCCACTACACACTCCTCTTCACCCACACCTACATGCCCCCGCGGCACCTCCTGCACCTCCCGGGCCTGGGCTCGCCCGTGGAGGTGGTGGACATGGGCGGGGCTGAGGACCAGCTCCTGTGCCAAGCCCTCAGCAACCTCACCAGACAACCAGCCTGCCACGTGGCTGGTGGGCCGTGGCTCTGCCGCCTTTTTGTGGTGACCCCTGGCACCACCAGGTCTGCCATGAAGAAGTGCAGCTTCCCCCTCAAGAATGAGACACTCATCTTTCCCCACTTGACTCTGGAGGACCCACCGGCCCTGTCCTCCCTGCTGAGTGGGGCTTGGAGGTACCATCTCAGCCTTCACATCCTGGAGCTGGGGGAGAAGCCTGACAATATGACAGAAAAGCCCCTGCCCAAGACTCAGCCATAG